One Gemella haemolysans ATCC 10379 DNA segment encodes these proteins:
- a CDS encoding RluA family pseudouridine synthase: MSKKNIHTIRMQSHHDKQTIKINGKEADLTSSLSTNDSLELNIVLATSKYLSNTAARIKKEYEDDYILVVSKPFGIKTHPNDIETENDTLVNYLIADYSYLEPIHRLDIDTCGLVILAKTPLIKAKLDQMLEQRAIKRYYTALIKNNIKPQTINTNIGRDSKEKNKMAVTRNGKNAITNILECSKLDQNRFSVLISLETGRTHQIRVHLASIGVSIIGDKLYSKDGYKYDKMYLGALKVNFQHPVTGNTLEIKSSIEKDFI, encoded by the coding sequence GTGTCAAAAAAAAATATACATACTATTAGAATGCAAAGTCATCATGATAAACAAACAATTAAAATTAATGGGAAAGAAGCAGATTTAACATCAAGTTTATCTACAAATGATTCACTAGAATTAAATATAGTTCTAGCAACATCTAAGTACTTATCAAATACAGCCGCTAGAATAAAAAAAGAATACGAGGATGATTATATTCTTGTCGTATCAAAACCATTCGGTATAAAAACTCATCCTAATGACATAGAAACTGAAAATGATACGCTAGTTAACTATTTAATAGCGGACTATAGCTATCTTGAACCTATTCACAGACTTGATATAGATACTTGCGGTCTAGTGATTCTAGCAAAAACTCCTTTAATCAAAGCTAAGCTAGATCAAATGCTTGAACAAAGAGCAATTAAACGTTACTATACAGCATTAATAAAAAACAATATTAAACCACAAACTATTAATACTAATATAGGAAGAGATAGTAAAGAAAAAAACAAAATGGCAGTGACAAGAAACGGGAAGAATGCTATTACTAATATACTTGAGTGCAGTAAGTTAGATCAAAATAGATTTTCAGTTCTTATCTCACTTGAAACAGGTAGAACCCATCAAATAAGAGTACATTTAGCTTCTATAGGAGTCTCAATAATTGGGGATAAATTATATTCAAAAGATGGCTATAAATACGATAAAATGTATTTAGGAGCACTTAAAGTAAATTTCCAACACCCTGTTACAGGAAATACTTTAGAAATTAAATCGTCAATTGAAAAAGATTTTATATAA
- a CDS encoding helix-turn-helix domain-containing protein yields the protein MYSIGERLKRLRIQKNLTQEELGERTDLSKGYISQVERDLASPSMETFFNILQVLGCAPKDFFDKESTSQKVYYSLEDQTSYEETDEGYKLTWLVPESNEKEMESLILKLDKNCNYKTFDPSESETLCYVLKGKCKLRLGDEEFIASTNESFYFLATSEHRISNPFDEECEVLIVATNSYL from the coding sequence ATGTATTCTATAGGTGAAAGATTAAAGAGATTACGAATTCAAAAAAACCTCACCCAAGAAGAGTTAGGGGAACGTACAGACCTTAGTAAAGGGTATATATCTCAAGTTGAGCGTGATTTAGCGTCACCATCAATGGAAACTTTTTTTAATATACTCCAAGTTCTTGGATGTGCTCCTAAAGATTTCTTTGATAAGGAGAGTACTAGTCAGAAAGTATATTATTCATTAGAAGATCAGACTAGTTATGAAGAAACTGATGAAGGATATAAACTTACATGGTTGGTTCCAGAATCAAATGAGAAAGAGATGGAATCTCTTATATTAAAACTAGATAAAAATTGTAATTATAAAACATTTGATCCTTCTGAATCAGAAACATTATGTTATGTGCTGAAGGGGAAATGCAAATTGAGATTAGGTGATGAGGAGTTTATTGCTTCTACTAATGAAAGTTTTTATTTTTTAGCTACGTCAGAACATAGAATATCAAATCCATTTGATGAAGAATGTGAAGTGTTAATTGTAGCGACTAATTCGTATTTATAA
- a CDS encoding ABC transporter ATP-binding protein, whose product MANIVEFKNVSMSFGNTHVLKNIDLEIEKGKFYTLLGPSGCGKSTILKLIGGFLSPTSGDVLLDDKVVNDLPANKRHVNTVFQDYALFPHMNVFENVAFGLKIKNEKKEVINKKVKKALKQVNLAGFENRDISEMSGGQKQRVAIARAIVNEPEIILLDESLSALDLKLRQEMQYELRELQQQTGITFIYVTHDQEEALAMSDYIFVMNHGKIEQSGTPTDIYDEPVNRFVADFIGESNIVNAVMLDDYLVEIYGKQYECVDAGLDKNKRVEVVIRPEDLEITSADKGKISVVVDTQLFRGVHYEICCLDDQYNEWIVHSTKQAKPGAAVSLNFDPEAIHIMVPGETEEEFDARLESYEEEE is encoded by the coding sequence ATGGCAAATATTGTTGAATTTAAAAATGTATCAATGTCTTTTGGTAATACACATGTATTAAAGAATATTGATTTAGAAATAGAAAAAGGAAAATTCTATACATTACTAGGACCAAGTGGATGTGGTAAAAGTACAATTTTAAAATTAATTGGTGGATTTTTAAGTCCAACATCAGGTGATGTACTACTTGATGACAAAGTAGTTAATGATCTACCTGCGAATAAGAGACATGTAAATACTGTGTTCCAGGACTATGCATTATTCCCGCATATGAATGTATTTGAAAATGTTGCTTTTGGATTGAAAATTAAAAATGAAAAGAAAGAAGTAATTAATAAGAAAGTAAAAAAAGCTCTTAAACAAGTTAACTTAGCTGGTTTTGAAAATCGTGATATAAGCGAGATGAGTGGTGGACAAAAACAACGTGTTGCTATAGCTCGTGCAATTGTTAATGAACCTGAAATTATCCTACTAGATGAATCACTATCAGCACTTGATTTAAAACTTCGTCAAGAGATGCAATATGAACTTCGTGAACTTCAACAACAAACAGGAATTACATTTATCTATGTAACTCACGACCAAGAGGAAGCGCTAGCGATGAGTGATTATATCTTCGTAATGAATCATGGGAAAATTGAACAAAGTGGTACACCAACTGATATTTATGATGAGCCGGTAAACCGTTTTGTTGCTGATTTCATTGGTGAATCTAATATTGTTAATGCTGTTATGTTAGATGACTATTTAGTAGAAATCTACGGTAAACAATATGAATGTGTTGATGCTGGTTTAGATAAAAATAAACGTGTAGAAGTAGTTATTCGTCCAGAGGACTTAGAGATTACAAGTGCAGATAAAGGTAAAATCAGTGTAGTAGTAGATACTCAGTTATTTAGAGGAGTTCACTATGAAATCTGTTGTTTAGATGATCAATATAATGAATGGATTGTTCATTCAACAAAACAAGCAAAACCAGGAGCAGCTGTAAGTTTAAACTTTGATCCTGAAGCAATACATATCATGGTGCCTGGAGAAACTGAAGAAGAATTTGATGCTCGTCTTGAATCATATGAAGAGGAGGAATAA
- a CDS encoding ABC transporter permease, which translates to MFNKKTRSFFMIPYVMWMLLFVVFPILLIVYYSFRDIDGNFTFENYKIFFSSTYVLMTLYSFWYAFLITLICLVISYPLAFAINKSKYKELLLLLIILPTWINILLKTYAFLGLFGEYGTINSFLEYIGIGSQSLLFNSFSFIFVSSYIFLPFMLLPIYNSVSGMNKNLIEASYDLGADFKTTFLKIILPLSINGVKTGIQVTFIPALSLFMITRLVAGNKIINLGTAIEEHFLVTQNWGIGSTIAVFLIVVMGVIMVLTNTKDKTNFGGRK; encoded by the coding sequence ATGTTCAATAAAAAAACACGCTCATTTTTTATGATTCCGTATGTAATGTGGATGTTACTTTTCGTAGTATTTCCAATATTACTAATAGTATATTATTCTTTTAGAGATATCGATGGAAACTTCACATTCGAAAACTATAAGATATTCTTTAGTAGCACATATGTATTAATGACATTATATAGTTTCTGGTATGCATTTCTAATTACACTTATATGTTTGGTAATTAGCTATCCATTAGCATTTGCTATTAATAAAAGTAAGTATAAAGAACTGTTGCTTCTATTAATTATTTTACCAACATGGATTAATATCTTATTAAAAACTTATGCGTTTTTAGGATTATTTGGTGAATATGGAACAATTAATAGTTTTCTAGAATACATTGGCATAGGTTCTCAAAGTTTACTATTTAATTCATTTAGTTTTATTTTTGTATCAAGTTACATATTCTTACCATTTATGTTATTACCTATTTATAACTCAGTTTCTGGTATGAATAAAAACTTAATTGAAGCATCATATGATTTAGGTGCTGACTTTAAAACTACGTTCTTAAAAATTATTTTACCATTAAGTATTAATGGTGTTAAAACTGGTATTCAGGTAACATTTATTCCAGCTCTATCATTATTCATGATTACACGACTTGTTGCTGGAAACAAAATTATAAACTTAGGTACAGCTATTGAAGAGCATTTCTTAGTTACTCAAAACTGGGGGATTGGTTCAACAATCGCAGTATTCTTAATAGTAGTAATGGGAGTCATAATGGTTCTTACAAATACTAAAGACAAAACTAATTTTGGAGGTAGAAAATAA
- a CDS encoding ABC transporter permease: MKLTSKIYLGVIFAILYIPLIYLAYYSFNSGKTMIDFEGFSWKHYVDLFENTRMMVIVINTIVVALLCGLFSAIFGTLGALGIYSLKSNKQKNSFLVGNNILIVSPDVIIGCSFLLMFTFISKYTGLDTIQGFWSVLLSHIAFSIPIVVLMVLPKLYEMPRSMVDAAIDLGATYPQVLSKIVIPYITPGIWAGFFMGLTYSLDDFAVTFFVTGNGFQTLSVEIYSMARQGINLQINALSTVLTIFVVVAVLIYYVINTSKLKREVR; this comes from the coding sequence ATGAAATTAACTTCAAAAATATATTTAGGGGTTATCTTTGCAATATTATATATACCTCTAATTTACCTAGCATACTACTCGTTTAACTCAGGTAAGACAATGATTGATTTCGAAGGTTTTTCTTGGAAACATTATGTAGATTTATTTGAAAATACGCGTATGATGGTTATTGTAATTAATACGATAGTAGTTGCACTACTTTGCGGATTATTTTCTGCTATTTTTGGAACACTGGGTGCATTAGGAATATATTCTTTAAAATCTAATAAACAAAAGAATTCTTTCTTAGTAGGAAATAATATTCTAATTGTAAGTCCTGATGTTATCATCGGATGTTCATTCTTATTAATGTTTACATTTATTTCTAAGTACACAGGATTAGATACTATTCAAGGTTTTTGGTCTGTATTATTATCTCATATTGCATTCAGTATTCCGATAGTTGTATTAATGGTATTACCTAAACTTTATGAGATGCCAAGAAGTATGGTCGATGCTGCAATAGACCTTGGAGCGACTTATCCTCAAGTATTGAGTAAGATTGTAATACCTTATATTACACCAGGGATTTGGGCAGGATTCTTTATGGGATTAACTTATTCATTAGATGATTTTGCTGTGACGTTCTTTGTTACAGGTAATGGATTCCAAACTCTTTCTGTTGAAATTTACTCAATGGCACGACAAGGAATTAACCTACAGATTAATGCTTTATCTACAGTCTTAACTATCTTTGTTGTTGTAGCGGTATTAATTTATTATGTAATCAATACTAGTAAATTAAAAAGGGAGGTAAGATAA
- a CDS encoding ABC transporter substrate-binding protein produces MKKLLISAISILVISLGLLYSRNFINSSNSGDKQTLTIFNWGEYIDPDLIKKFEEETGISVVYETFDSNEAMLTKIQAGSTPYDIVIPSDYMIKKMKKLNLLKKLDHSKIEGFDNIEEQFRDKSFDPKNEYSIPYFWGTLGILYDKTKVPEDLKFEKWNDLWDARLENNILLIDGAREMMGIALQSEGNSVNDTNEVNLNLAEKKLELLHPNIKAINSDEKKMLMINNEAWVSVVFSGDAKSIMEENENMVYALPKEGTNLWFDNIVIPKTSKNEEAAYKFINFMLKPENAAKNSEFIGYATPNGKAKEMLSEETTSNEQFYPDLESFGNKAEVYEDLDPKMIQFYNDLFLKFKINNRK; encoded by the coding sequence ATGAAAAAATTACTTATTTCAGCAATTTCAATATTAGTTATCAGTTTAGGATTATTATATAGTCGAAATTTTATTAATAGTTCAAATAGTGGTGATAAACAAACTTTAACAATTTTCAACTGGGGAGAATATATTGATCCGGATTTAATTAAGAAGTTTGAAGAAGAAACTGGGATTTCAGTAGTATATGAAACATTTGACTCTAATGAGGCTATGCTTACAAAAATTCAAGCAGGATCTACACCTTATGATATAGTAATTCCGTCTGACTATATGATTAAAAAGATGAAAAAGCTAAATCTACTAAAAAAATTAGATCACAGTAAAATTGAAGGATTTGATAATATTGAAGAACAATTTAGAGATAAAAGTTTTGATCCAAAAAATGAATATTCAATTCCTTATTTCTGGGGAACACTAGGAATACTTTATGATAAAACTAAAGTTCCTGAAGATCTTAAATTTGAAAAATGGAATGACCTTTGGGATGCACGTTTAGAAAATAATATTTTATTAATTGATGGTGCACGAGAAATGATGGGAATTGCTCTTCAATCAGAAGGAAATTCTGTAAATGATACTAATGAGGTAAACCTTAACCTAGCAGAAAAAAAATTAGAGTTACTTCATCCAAATATTAAAGCAATTAACTCTGATGAGAAGAAAATGCTTATGATTAATAATGAAGCATGGGTATCAGTAGTATTCTCAGGAGATGCAAAATCAATTATGGAAGAAAATGAAAATATGGTTTATGCATTACCTAAAGAAGGAACTAACCTATGGTTTGATAATATAGTAATTCCAAAAACTTCTAAAAATGAAGAGGCTGCATATAAATTTATTAACTTTATGTTAAAACCAGAAAATGCAGCAAAAAACTCTGAGTTTATTGGCTATGCGACTCCTAATGGTAAAGCTAAAGAAATGTTATCAGAAGAAACAACTAGTAATGAACAATTTTATCCAGATTTAGAAAGTTTTGGAAATAAAGCTGAAGTGTATGAAGATTTAGATCCTAAAATGATTCAATTCTACAACGATCTATTCTTGAAGTTTAAAATTAACAATAGAAAATAA
- a CDS encoding FxLYD domain-containing protein, translating into MTDQDGNVYIQKKPINKRVWFIVLAAIVLILIIQQTTNNKKKDVEVKHSTQETQKAKYEVSEINIEKDSFSSYVTGVLKNNTDKEKSYVQITIPAYDANGNKVGDALANVNDLKPNSTWKFKAMYIGSEKNVTFKTEELKVSGF; encoded by the coding sequence ATTACAGATCAAGATGGAAATGTATATATTCAAAAAAAGCCTATCAATAAAAGAGTTTGGTTTATAGTTTTAGCTGCAATTGTACTTATATTAATTATTCAGCAAACAACTAATAACAAAAAAAAAGATGTAGAAGTTAAACATTCTACTCAAGAAACACAAAAAGCAAAATATGAAGTTTCTGAAATTAATATTGAAAAAGATTCATTTTCTAGCTATGTTACAGGAGTATTAAAGAACAATACTGATAAAGAGAAATCATATGTTCAAATTACTATCCCTGCGTATGATGCTAATGGTAACAAAGTTGGTGATGCACTAGCTAATGTCAACGATTTAAAACCAAATTCTACATGGAAATTTAAGGCTATGTATATTGGTTCAGAAAAAAATGTTACATTCAAAACTGAAGAATTAAAAGTAAGCGGCTTTTAA
- a CDS encoding DUF4878 domain-containing protein, which yields MNNNRGQNSNNQPQNNYPQQGYLQQNNQYRQNGYNEQTQQDYSGNFSNQPGYQNQHQIPSQYQKNENFDRNHQFNNQQYQGYSNQQNSAYGGNGYVGQNQQYTNQQNNYYRGPGYTQQNLNGNANFQQGYQNYQQTNPQFNNVNNQQQFNNQNRYNNPNQFNPQLGQNNPNFHPMYGKKKIDNKTIGIIAAIVAVLVVVFIAFGSSGRAGGSTPKDAVEGWMNTIKKGDFNKMMDYIHFESSESKQAALEELKEVERTEKYKLDMAKSIVELAEVSDVKMVDDNTAKVMLKTKGLDLSKLLDSDSQRTIKVKKYNGRWYLTENPF from the coding sequence ATGAATAACAATAGGGGGCAAAATTCTAATAATCAACCTCAAAATAATTACCCGCAACAAGGATATCTTCAACAGAATAATCAATATCGTCAAAATGGCTATAATGAGCAAACTCAGCAAGATTATAGTGGTAATTTTTCCAATCAACCAGGTTATCAAAATCAACACCAAATACCGTCGCAGTATCAAAAGAATGAAAATTTTGATCGTAATCATCAGTTTAATAATCAGCAATATCAGGGTTATAGTAATCAACAAAATTCTGCGTATGGTGGAAATGGATATGTAGGGCAGAATCAACAATATACTAATCAACAAAATAATTATTACAGAGGGCCTGGATATACTCAACAAAATTTAAATGGAAATGCTAATTTTCAACAAGGTTATCAAAATTATCAACAGACAAATCCTCAGTTCAATAATGTAAATAACCAGCAACAATTTAATAATCAAAATAGATATAATAATCCTAATCAATTCAATCCACAACTTGGACAAAACAATCCGAATTTTCATCCGATGTATGGTAAGAAAAAAATTGATAATAAAACTATAGGTATAATAGCTGCCATAGTTGCAGTATTAGTCGTAGTATTTATTGCTTTTGGAAGTAGTGGTAGAGCTGGGGGATCAACTCCAAAAGATGCTGTTGAAGGTTGGATGAATACTATTAAAAAAGGTGATTTTAATAAAATGATGGATTATATTCATTTTGAAAGTTCGGAGTCTAAGCAAGCTGCACTAGAAGAATTAAAAGAAGTAGAACGTACTGAAAAGTATAAACTTGATATGGCAAAATCAATTGTTGAATTAGCAGAAGTGTCAGATGTAAAAATGGTTGATGATAATACTGCTAAAGTAATGTTAAAAACAAAAGGCTTAGATTTATCTAAGTTACTTGATAGTGATAGTCAAAGAACAATTAAAGTAAAAAAATATAACGGAAGATGGTATTTAACAGAAAATCCATTTTAA
- the dnaX gene encoding DNA polymerase III subunit gamma/tau, which yields MFQALYRKYRPQTFNDIVGQNHIVSVLKNAIDKDQISHAYLFYGSRGTGKTSIAKIFANEVNGNEIYQKENVDIIEIDAASNNGVDEVRDIKEAIKFLPTEGKYKVYIIDEVHMLTTAAFNALLKTLEEPPAHVIFILATTEIHKIPATILSRCQRFEFKNLSQEQLIDRLKYIAKEENLVIEEAAIEKIATLAKGGLRDAISILDQVSNYAEEITLNHILEVTSSISEDDILEFYRGLLQGDVTKSLLKYNEFVAQAKDTKLLLNDLINVTRDIVVYKNLKDTKHTAYNVEKIVTEIDSVSFDYFYKIIEYLSQTEQHIRFSTEYMSYMQICIVKICSKEEGINQNNSTIGSGQNSMTSSRNIELENRIKVLEDKLFKLRDEMKNISESVQSNNLQYSTNSNTLQNTGAVNTPKEEIKEVIIKDKSKIIKLIQDSNPNFTNYASNVFIKIINESLNTNNPEVTTMRELFKSCKLIASSKIGGLLVFNEMDNMVKMAPNSKYKKYLESLFKRFIGVEYEIYTIQDHQYEILKDEIDNSVQEVHEEKEQVEEEKLTKIDELFSDIIIETG from the coding sequence ATGTTTCAAGCATTATATAGGAAATATCGACCACAAACTTTTAATGATATAGTTGGTCAAAATCATATAGTTTCTGTGTTGAAAAATGCGATTGACAAAGATCAAATAAGTCACGCCTATTTATTTTATGGATCAAGAGGAACTGGTAAAACCTCTATAGCGAAGATATTTGCTAATGAGGTTAATGGAAATGAGATATATCAAAAAGAAAATGTTGACATAATTGAGATAGATGCAGCTAGTAACAATGGTGTTGATGAAGTTCGTGATATAAAAGAAGCTATTAAATTTCTACCAACTGAAGGTAAATATAAAGTCTATATTATAGACGAAGTACATATGCTAACGACTGCTGCGTTTAATGCATTATTAAAAACGTTAGAGGAACCACCAGCACATGTGATCTTTATACTTGCTACTACCGAAATTCATAAAATACCTGCAACTATTTTATCAAGATGTCAAAGATTTGAATTTAAAAATTTATCTCAAGAACAATTAATTGATAGATTAAAATACATTGCAAAAGAAGAAAATTTGGTTATTGAAGAGGCTGCGATAGAGAAAATTGCCACACTAGCTAAAGGTGGGTTGAGAGATGCAATTAGTATATTAGATCAAGTTTCTAATTATGCTGAAGAGATAACTTTAAATCACATATTAGAAGTTACTTCATCAATAAGTGAAGATGATATACTAGAATTTTATAGAGGTTTATTACAGGGAGATGTTACAAAATCACTATTAAAATATAATGAATTTGTAGCTCAAGCAAAAGATACTAAGTTACTACTTAATGACTTAATAAATGTAACTAGGGATATTGTAGTATATAAAAATCTAAAAGATACGAAACACACTGCATATAATGTTGAGAAAATTGTTACAGAAATAGATAGTGTTAGTTTTGATTACTTCTATAAAATTATAGAGTACTTATCTCAAACAGAACAGCACATTAGATTTTCAACTGAATATATGAGTTATATGCAAATTTGTATAGTGAAAATATGTTCTAAAGAAGAAGGTATCAATCAAAATAACTCAACTATTGGAAGTGGACAAAACTCTATGACTAGTTCGAGAAATATTGAATTAGAAAACAGGATAAAAGTATTGGAAGATAAGTTATTCAAATTAAGAGATGAAATGAAGAATATTTCGGAGTCAGTTCAAAGTAATAATCTTCAATACAGTACAAATAGTAATACACTTCAAAATACAGGCGCGGTAAACACACCGAAAGAAGAAATTAAAGAAGTAATAATAAAAGATAAAAGTAAGATAATCAAACTTATACAGGATTCAAATCCTAATTTTACTAATTACGCATCTAATGTATTTATAAAAATAATAAATGAGAGTTTAAATACAAATAATCCGGAAGTAACTACTATGAGAGAGTTATTTAAATCATGTAAACTTATAGCATCTTCAAAAATAGGTGGTTTATTAGTTTTTAATGAAATGGATAATATGGTTAAGATGGCTCCGAATTCTAAATATAAAAAGTATTTAGAGAGTTTATTTAAGAGATTCATCGGAGTTGAGTATGAAATTTACACAATACAAGATCATCAATATGAAATACTAAAAGATGAAATAGATAATTCAGTACAAGAAGTACATGAAGAAAAAGAACAAGTTGAAGAAGAAAAGTTAACAAAGATAGATGAATTATTTAGTGATATTATTATAGAAACTGGATAG
- a CDS encoding YbaB/EbfC family nucleoid-associated protein, giving the protein MRGMGNMQQMMRKMQKMQKDMLEAQEGLKDQTVEGTVSGGMVTAIANGDGKILDIKIKEEVVDPEDIEMLQDLVLTAVNDALEKSTKLKEETLGKFTNGLSIPGL; this is encoded by the coding sequence ATGCGCGGAATGGGAAATATGCAACAAATGATGAGAAAGATGCAAAAAATGCAAAAAGATATGCTAGAGGCCCAAGAAGGATTAAAAGACCAAACAGTAGAAGGAACTGTATCAGGTGGTATGGTTACAGCAATTGCTAATGGTGACGGTAAAATTTTAGATATTAAAATTAAAGAAGAAGTAGTAGATCCAGAAGATATTGAAATGCTTCAAGATTTAGTGTTAACAGCAGTAAATGATGCATTAGAAAAATCAACTAAACTAAAAGAAGAAACTTTAGGTAAATTCACAAACGGATTAAGTATCCCAGGTTTATAA
- the recR gene encoding recombination mediator RecR codes for MQYPKPILDLIESYSLLPGIGKKTAVRLAFHTLKMNDTDIKNFADSLVNLKDKLTNCEVCGRLSEEHVCDICSDPGRDKSTICVVANDNDLVAMENMQQYRGVYHVLDGLISPMDGIGPLDINIKSIFERAQDETVKEIILATNSSPEGEGTASFISRYLKNTDIRVTRIAQGISFGSDIEYVDEVTLSRAISGRIEL; via the coding sequence ATGCAATATCCAAAACCAATTTTAGATTTAATAGAAAGTTATTCTTTATTACCAGGAATAGGGAAGAAGACAGCTGTAAGATTGGCATTTCACACTTTAAAAATGAATGATACCGATATCAAAAACTTTGCAGATAGTTTAGTAAATCTTAAAGACAAATTAACTAATTGTGAAGTATGTGGAAGACTTAGTGAAGAACATGTATGTGATATTTGTTCGGATCCTGGAAGAGACAAGTCGACTATTTGTGTAGTTGCCAATGATAATGACTTAGTTGCTATGGAGAATATGCAACAATATAGGGGAGTGTATCATGTGCTTGATGGGTTAATTTCACCGATGGATGGAATTGGTCCTTTAGATATTAACATAAAATCCATTTTTGAACGAGCACAAGATGAAACAGTAAAAGAGATTATTCTTGCTACAAATTCATCTCCTGAAGGTGAAGGAACAGCAAGTTTTATTTCGAGATATTTAAAAAATACAGATATAAGAGTTACTAGAATAGCTCAAGGTATTTCTTTCGGAAGCGATATTGAATATGTTGATGAAGTTACCTTATCAAGAGCTATTTCAGGTAGAATAGAATTATAA